Proteins found in one Triticum aestivum cultivar Chinese Spring chromosome 4D, IWGSC CS RefSeq v2.1, whole genome shotgun sequence genomic segment:
- the LOC123095652 gene encoding aminopeptidase M1-B, which translates to MAESPEQFRGQSRLPRFAEPLRYDLVLRPDLAACTFSGSASAAVAVSSPTRFLVLNAAELAVDRSSIRFQDWAPTEVAQFEEDEILVLGFDRELPLGEGVLAMDFTGTLNDQMRGFYRSKYEYNGEARNMAVTQFEAADARRCFPCWDEPAFKAKFKITLEVPAELVALSNMPVVKETVCGPLKTVYYEESPLMSTYLVAIVVGLFDYIESSTLEGTKVRVYTQVGKTSQGKFALDVGVKSLDLFKDYFATPYPLPKLDMIAIPDFAAGAMENYGLVTYRESALLYDEQLSSASNKQQVAITVAHELAHQWFGNLVTMEWWTHLWLNEGFASWVSYLAVESIFPEWNNWTQFLDETTSGLRLDALAESHPIEVDVNHASEIDAIFDSISYDKGASVIRMLQSYLGAERFQKALASYIKKYAYSNAKTEDLWAVLEEETGEPVKDLMTTWTKQQGYPVIYAKLNGQDLELEQAQFLSDGSSGPGMWIVPMTACCGSYDLNKKFLLKGKTDTMHIKDFAASQSGQNFWIKLNIDQTGFYRVKYDDELAAGLENAIKAKKLSLMDMIGIVEDSYALSVACKQTLTSLLRLLNAYRHESDYTVLSHVTSVCLSVNKISTDANPDLSSDIKQLLIKLLLLAAKRVGWDPKDGESHLDVMLRSLLLIALVKLGHDETIKEGIRRFHIFLEDRKTPLLPPDNRKAAYLAVMRTVSTSNRTGYDVLLKIYKETSEAQEKSRILGSLSSCPDKDIVVEALNLMLTDEVRNQDAFYVLGGISLEGREAAWAWLKDNWDHVVKTWPSSSLISDFVNSTVSPFTSEEKAAEVSEFFATRVKPSFERALKQSLERVRISARWIDSIKSEPSLAQTVQQLLLQEF; encoded by the exons ATGGCGGAGTCGCCGGAGCAGTTCAGGGGCCAGTCCCGCCTCCCCCGCTTCGCCGAGCCCCTCCGCTACGACCTCGTCCtccgccccgacctcgccgcctgcaccttctccggctccgcgtccgccgccgtcgccgtgtccTCGCCCACCCGCTTCCTCGTCCTcaacgccgccgagctcgccgtcgaccgcTCCTCCATCCGCTTCCAG GACTGGGCGCCGACGGAGGTGGCCCAGTTCGAGGAGGATGAGATCCTGGTCCTCGGGTTCGACCGGGAGCTGCCCCTCGGCGAGGGCGTGCTCGCCATGGATTTCACCGGCACCCTCAACGACCAGATGAGGGGCTTCTACAGGAG CAAGTATGAGTACAATGGGGAGGCAAGAAACATGGCGGTTACACAGTTTGAAGCTGCTGATGCACGGCGGTGCTTTCCATGCTGGGATGAGCCTGCATTTAAG GCCAAGTTCAAGATAACATTGGAGGTTCCAGCTGAACTGGTAGCATTGTCCAACATGCCAGTAGTTAAGGAGACAGTCTGCGGGCCTCTGAAGACTGTCTATTATGAGGAATCTCCACTTATGTCAACATATCTAGTCGCAATAGTTGTTGGTTTGTTTGATTACATAGAGAGCTCAACGTTAGAAG GCACCAAAGTTCGTGTGTATACCCAAGTTGGCAAGACTAGTCAAGGAAAGTTCGCATTAGATGTTGGGGTGAAGTCACTGGATCTATTCAAGGA TTACTTCGCCACTCCTTACCCACTACCTAAGTTGGATATGATTGCTATCCCTGATTTTGCTGCTGGAGCTATGGAGAACTATGGGTTGGTCACTTACCGAGAATCAGCTTTGCTTTATGATGAGCAATTATCGTCAGCATCCAACAAACAACAG GTAGCAATCACCGTCGCGCATGAATTGGCTCACCAATGGTTTGGCAATCTTGTAACCATGGAATGGTGGACTCACTTGTGGCTAAACGAGGGTTTTGCTTCATGG GTGAGTTATTTAGCTGTAGAATCCATTTTTCCTGAATGGAATAACTGGACACAATTCCTTGATGAGACGACCTCTGGCCTCAGACTGGATGCACTCGCAGAGTCTCATCCTATTGAG GTTGATGTAAACCATGCCAGTGAAATCGATGCGATTTTTGATTCCATAAGCTACGACAAGGGAGCTTCTGTCATTCGCATGCTACAAAGCTACCTTGGTGCAGAGCGGTTTCAG AAAGCTTTGGCTTCATACATAAAGAAGTACGCATACTCAAACGCTAAAACCGAAGACCTATGGGCTGTTCTTGAGGAGGAAACTGGGGAGCCTGTCAAGGATCTGATGACTACATGGACTAAGCAACAAGGATATCCTGTTATATACGCAAAACTAAATGGGCAAGATTTGGAACTTGAGCAG GCTCAATTTCTGTCAGATGGATCATCTGGTCCTGGCATGTGGATCGTTCCTATGACAGCATGCTGTGGCTCGTACGATCTGAATAAGAAGTTTCTGTTGAAAGGCAAGACCGATACGATGCATATAAAAGATTTTGCAGCCTCCCAAAGTGGCCAGAATTTTTGGATCAAACTGAACATTGATCAAACTGGATTTTATAGAGTGAAgtatgatgatgaacttgcagccGGACTTGAAAATGCAATAAAAGCCAAGAAACTCTCTTTAATGGATATGATTG GTATTGTGGAAGATTCTTATGCCCTTTCTGTTGCTTGCAAACAAACACTGACATCATTGCTTCGTTTGCTAAATGCTTATCGTCATGAGTCTGATTACACTGTACTTTCACATGTAACCTCT GTATGTTTAAGCGTTAATAAAATATCAACTGATGCTAATCCTGACTTGTCTAGCGATATCAAACAACTTTTGATCAAGCTTCTTCTGTTAGCTGCCAA AAGAGTAGGCTGGGATCCTAAGGATGGTGAGAGCCATCTTGATGTAATGCTTAGGTCACTGCTCTTGATTGCCCTTGTCAAGCTCGGACATGACGAGACTATAAAGGAGGGAATTCGGCGTTTCCATATCTTCTTAGAAGACCGAAAAACTCCCCTTCTACCTCCAGACAATAGAAAG GCAGCATACCTTGCTGTGATGCGGACCGTGAGTACCTCAAACAGGACCGGTTATGATGTTCTCCTGAAAATCTACAAGGAAACGTCAGAAGCACAGGAGAAGTCTCGTATCTTAG GCTCGTTGTCTTCATGCCCAGACAAGGATATTGTTGTTGAGGCATTGAACCTTATGCTTACAGACGAG GTACGGAATCAAGATGCATTTTATGTTCTTGGTGGTATTAGCTTAGAAGGACGAGAAGCTGCATGGGCCTGGCTGAAG GATAACTGGGATCACGTTGTTAAGACTTGGCCATCAAGCTCACTCATATCGGACTTCGTTAATTCTACCGTTTCACCG TTCACCTCTGAGGAGAAAGCTGCTGAGGTTTCCGAGTTCTTTGCCACTCGCGTGAAACCGTCATTCGAAAGAgcgttgaagcagagcctcgagaggGTGCGGATCAGTGCTAGATGGATCGACAGCATCAAGAGCGAGCCCAGCCTTGCGCAAAcggtgcagcagctgctgctgcaggaGTTTTAA